A part of Paramisgurnus dabryanus chromosome 15, PD_genome_1.1, whole genome shotgun sequence genomic DNA contains:
- the LOC135733342 gene encoding 10 kDa heat shock protein, mitochondrial isoform X2, with the protein MQAFRKFLPMFDRVLVERLASETVTKGGIMIPEKAQAKVQQATVVAVGPGSTNKDGKVTPVCVKVGDKVLLPEYGGTKIVLEEKDYFLFRDGDILGKYTD; encoded by the exons ATG CAGGCTTTCCGGAAATTTCTTCCCATGTTCGACCGTGTGTTGGTTGAACGGCTAGCCTCAGAGACTGTGACAAAAGGAGGCATCATGATTCCAGAAAAGGCTCAGGCCAAAGTCCAGCAAGCAACAGTAGTAGCAGTGGGTCCAGGATCCACCAATAAG GATGGGAAAGTAACCCCTGTCTGTGTCAAAGTTGGTGATAAAGTTTTGCTGCCGGAGTATGGAGGAACTAAAATTGTTCTCGAAGAGAAG GATTATTTCCTGTTCCGAGATGGAGATATTCTTGGCAAATATACAGACTGA